Part of the Rhipicephalus sanguineus isolate Rsan-2018 chromosome 5, BIME_Rsan_1.4, whole genome shotgun sequence genome is shown below.
TTCTTTGACCTTATCGGATAAAGAAAAGAGGTTTCTAGAGTCATCGTTTGACATGGCCAGGTGCGTTGTCATTACAATGAAGACAAGTTCAGGTTCTTCACTGTATCTTTATGTCTTGTCTCGCTGTAAATTCGCTGTCATTGCATAAATAACATGCGCGATCGCAAATTAAACGTTTAGTTGATAGTGAGGGTGTATGTGTATTCTTATTCTTGGTACCTGTCATGTTGTGTTGCTTCGTGTAGATTATGAACAGAGGAGTCCTAGGAAGCGATCGCAGCAAGAAGACGTGCGCACACAAAAGTGGTACAGTTGTATTTAACAACTAAAGGGCCATCTGACTCGCCCGTACAAACCACGCCCAATCACCCTACATAATGCTGAGGAAATAAAATGTGTCCTACTTACAACCAGAGTTGtagtaacgcgttacaagtaatctgttacttgtaatcaattacattttttgtagttttgtgaTACAAtagattactttttcgaaactttAACGTTCTGGATAATTCAATCACGTTTTCTTGTAACAGATTGCCGACaatcaataacttttttttttcaaaatgaagtTGCAACCCGTCTTCTACTGAGTTTTCGTCAAAGAAATATGTGCGACCGCTTTCtagggaacccccccccccgtaagGAACCCCCTTAGGGACCCCCCTAAAGCGCCTATTTTTCACctttttccttggccttacctgcaacgctTTGCACCAGCGCCAGCACAGCCAAGCGCGATGCTGCATAGatgacatggacactagcatcgaagcactgtgTGGCTTCGAGCTGGGGCGCAAGGTATTCGTATACGTTATAATACCACCCTTCCCTACAGCgaatgcattgagagagtgttcagtgtagcagctgacctcttaacgaggaagcgtggaagaatcagcgacgataacttcgaaaaacaactcctgttgaaagttaacaacgtgcaACACTGTATCACAGAAGCCACGGTAAACCTCCTAGCCATCACGCAAGCctcagccttctctctaccatgcaagccacagtagttagttgtagtttgagtaaacgtTTGCTATTGTGTTACTGCCGCAAAATTTTGAAGGGAAGTAACGCAAAAAGTAATCGAGAACATTCCTGCAATTATCTGCTcggttacttttctggggctgtaattgactactgcaatcaattacattttaaaggaagtaatcgtaattgtaatcggttactcattttctgtaacgtgtacaagtctgcttACAACTCCTCGAGGACGTGTTCAAACTTCTTGCGAATTCACGCTGATGCTCAGCGCTTCTGTACAACTCTATTAGCTGTGATTTCAATGCACGCCACCAAAGAAAGTAATTTCTGCAGTCACTTTGCAGCAGACGCAGTAGCCATGCGCGTATTTGTTCGTAGTTACCGTAGGTGTGCGCGCGTTTCTTCGCAACCTCTCCAAAATTTTCCCGTTAAAGCGGCGCCCAGTAGTATTCGTCAAGTAGAATAACGTTTAAGTCCGCATGCAACGGCACATCGAACGACAGACTGCGCTGCCGAATAGCTATATTGGTCGCACATGGACGGCTAGAGCTAACCTTGTGGTACCCAGAAAGTGGAGCACATAAATAGATctatgaacgaaagcacgtgTCACTTACACAGCTGGTTCAGGGATGTGTCCTTGCTCCTGGTGCCCTGATAACCGCTTCTTGTATTAAGTTCTGCCTCGCCATACATGCGCACCCAGTCGTTAAAACGGTCTGGCAAGAATGAGGCCTGCCATTGGTTGGAAGGTGAGAGGGGCTTGGTTTTACTATTGCGGTTGTCAGTCTTCGGCAAGAATTATTGCAGCCGGAACAATGGCATGGTGATTGTTCAGTTACCATAGTGACGATGGTTGCAGCACAAGAATTTAACTATTATTCGAGCTTGCGGACTCATGCGTCCACATGATGTAACATTATACGATCTGCATATTTAAGTATAAACTCATCATGACAGTTTTGAAAGCCTTGAAAGTAATTGCGATATTCACGCTTTTACAATACTCACgcattgaaacgcgaaaattttgggctaagtaatgcaagtgctttcgtttccagcgtctgcAGTTCGTGTCATACAGGCGCAATTCTGACTCGGGCACTtatatcagagccaacattagcTTTAATGGTCAGATAATCGCAACGACacgacgcggttatcacgaggaattgcctatatatatatatatatatatatatatatatatatatatatatatatatatatatatatagtgtgtgtgtgtgtgtgtgtgtgtgtgtgtgtgtgtgtgtgtgaatgtcaGAAGTGGTTATGgaggcgttatatttcgggaaaaaatTTGTGTTGCCTACACGGGGCTTCGAACTGagggcacggaagtgaaactttgtcgtacataacaatttatataaaaatactggtttgagccattacgacaaaacatcttttttttcttaaattcaAGGCGCTGCTTTTTCATGACTAcgatagtttattcatttttgtttcaactttcattatttttggccttgacgaaaagtcgcaagatgctgcatgtttagcatttcttagaaagagcaCCGATTTTTACGCGAGTATTATATTCATATTGAGGGCTTTGTACGTTTCTATAGTAAGTGATAAGaatactgcgggatcgaaagaagaagaaacgttgccacaatattgtgatAAATTTGAGAAAAATAGCGTTcgacccatattgcggcttcattttcacaatgtagcagtccaagtaaaaatatgacttttacatcgttgtgtagtatgctttgtggtTATGGCGTACAGGAAGTTTGAatagagtagtttttgttttaagcgagaaaaatttTTTTAACTGAACAAACGCAAGGTCgtacgaagttttcctttgcttagccttcactgcatagcacgtaaGCGCAGGATTCCAGCGGCGGCCTTTTCGTAGcgaataatgcaagtcatacaactgcttgacacttcttttagtaatactgctgtatataacgtcaaaaatggcaATAGCGCTGAAATTATGGAATGGTACTGcccccttggaccatcaaagtgcaggtaatattcaaccgccTCACCgtccaaaggggcagaattataatATAGTCAATGGACtgcagagctgttctagggcgtcgtgtttggcttctgataattaagatacGTGGTCTTACGCAATAATTATTGACATAACTAAGCTATAGCttgtttaagttgtttttatgatctttAAGATATAAGCCAACGCGTTCCCTATACCtgaaatataataaaaacaacttaagcaaACTCTAGCTTAATTATgccattaatatatatatatatatatatatatatatatatatatatatatatatatatatatacacacacacacacattgtaagTCATACTTTAGAAACAGTATGctcattcatttttttatttttttgccgtAATTTATGTAACCTTTGTATTGATATATATAGTACACGTACGATGGCTTGAAGTGCACGGTTTCAGGCGGCCCGCTAGTTTCTATAGCAGTGTAAAAAGAATAGGAAGCACAAGAACAACATAAATAAAAAGCTGCGGAGTTGGGAAAAAACAACGCGAAGCAGAAGCTGCATTCGCGTATGCATTTCGCCGACCTAGCAACAGCTGCCGCATGAACACGTGCCATCATGATGCCGAAAGAGTATAACTTAGGTAAGAAAGACGACGCTGTACGTAGAttatggtgcacgttaaagaacatcaggtggtcaTAAGTTATCGGGATTCTCCCCATATGTTATCTCTCGTGATCGTATTGCGGTTTTTGGACCCGTAAAACACAAAGATTCATTGTTATTAAGTTTTATACACGTTTGAGAACTCCTTCGCAACAAGAGTCAATATCTgagccagttggttcatgttacTTGAAGAAACGCCAGCAAAACCACGGAacacgagaaaaaagaaagacgtgtTGTGTGCGTCTGcattctttctcgtgtcccgtatTTCTTCAAGTAGTCTTTCGCAAGCCTGTAAGTAATGCATCGGCGTAGAGATACCAAGGTCCAGGAAGCTGCCGGGAAGACAATAACATTTGACCCGTACCAGTCCTAATGCCAAGCGCGCTTCTTTTACTActtttatgtaaccggtccgttacacgtaaaGCCACTAACTTGCCCaaaccgcgccctaatgtctgggaactttCCAGATTATTATAGAaccttctgataagcttgagcgcgcaaacgctaACAGTGCattttattctggaactaacgcggccaccagcgataagtaTCGAATGTTCGATGTATCGTGTATAAATGCGAAGCGTTTTCCCGCAGGTCAGATTATCCGACGACCGACGACAGTGctggccgctatcagtgtacttacagcgtgtattgcttgcacTTTAACGTTTCATTTCCTGGGCAAACGctcgcccgaataaagagtttcgtcttgaatacgccgactgctaccttcgtcaacgtcacgatcacgtgacgaCATCATCTCATGCATTCCATGCTGTGTTTAACACTATATCTTCCTTCGGCTCAATTCCAGGTATTACTGCTACGGCAGCCAAGATGGAACTCAGGAACTCTTATCAAGATAATGGCGGGTGCTGTAATTCTGATGACAACCGTATACGTGTTTCAGTCCGCCACACCGCTTACCGGCGTGGGCACCTCGGACACGCCACTGCTGTGGTTCCCAGACACAGGCGTCAAGACGGCAATCCTCTATGCGGAGCGACTTTACAACAAGCCAAACAAGTACCTCATAAACCAGTTGAATGTTTGTCTGTCCGGCACCCCTGTAGACTacgtcttctttgtcttgtcAGCAGCCCATCATACCGAGCAGCGTACCATCATAAGACGCACTTGGGTTGAAGAGGCTCTTAGATGTTCGAGAAACAGGGTGCTGTTCATTTTCGGCAAACCCAGCACCGCTGAGTTGCAAAGTGCCCTAGAGTTTGAGTCCCGACAGTATGGGGACATCGTGCAAGGGGACTTCTGGGACACCTACCGAAACCTATCGCTTAAGGTTGTAATGATGCTTCGGTGGGCATTGGATCACTGTCCGCAGGCCAGGTTTCTCGTCAAGATGGACGACGACTCTTTTCCGAACCTGAGCAACATCTACAGGGTGATGTATGGGCAAACGGAAGACTCCATCTATGGCGAGATTAGGCGGGGCTCCGTcgtgaaccgaaaccgaaacagcaAGTGGTACGTCTCTTACGAAGAGTATCCTAGAGATGTAGCCCCAGACTTCATCACTGGGGGTATGTACGTCATCGGAGGACGCGCGGTGGACTTACTCTACAGAGCTACCGGTCACGTCAAGCCATTCGTCATGGAAGATATGTTTCTAACTGGAATGTGTGCCGAACGCGCGGGTGTGGCCAGGACGCATCTGTTTGGCGCTTTCGATCCAAAAGTATCCTCGTTATGCGACTACAAGGCTGCGACGTATGTCCACCACGTGACGCCCGCACTTGTGAACGACCTTTTTACGCCTTGAAAAGTTTGGAGTACAAGTGTTGCAGGCTCTTTATGGGCTTCTACGTTTGCTACTGTGGGGCTTCGGACAGCTCGGCAAGATGACAGGAATGCGTCACCTACCGTTAGCACAAACCCTTGCATTTATAGACCATGTAGCTGCTGCAGCGTTGTCATAACTGTGCATCTTTGGACTAGGTAGACACAGTGGGACCAACGCTGTTCTTGTGGCCCTTCTTAATGAATATGACTGTGTGCCCTTCAGAACAAGTGATGACCGCATGACTTTCGCGGTGGCGCCGTGATATACTGACATTTAGGTGCTCAGTACAACAACAAGAATTAAACTATGAATTGTTTTGGCTGCGTTCCAGCTGTTGCCATTTGCATGGGTGTTTGTGCACTGATGTTccggtacacacagacgctaaaAACTGCTGATGTTCTGTTAGCTACAGCCCCTCCAACCTGACCCTCAGCTTTTTCCCCAAGTCTGCGGAGTATTGCCACGCGCGGTCGCTTTCCTAAAGGTACAGCCTCATTTCATAGGATAGAACATGAGCTGCGTTCTGTCAGAAACATCTATAGATGGGATGAAATTTCTCTTTTCTCTTAATACGCATGGAATCATTACATAAATCGTCCACGCATTGTAGACGGAAATCAATATTTTCTTTCACAAATATGGTATGTATGACTGTTCAATATACTGATCTTCGATTATTCAGAAATTGATAACTGACTGCAAAATTCTCAACAAGAGTTGTAGCTCTCTATTTCACTCTTTTTCAATGAAGTCTGGCGCACATTAGAAGAAAAATTTGTAACTTTGACGCATTTTCAACACCCGGTCCTAATTAGTCACTCAATGGGAGAGCAAAGCATGACCGAGCATGATGACCACGGTTGAGCATTTCCTGTCGAGTGAGTGACTACATGTGAGTGACCGCACGTTGTCACGCTATGTTGAGCGGAAGCTTAACTGCGGGGCCGACTCTGATTTATCTATTAAAGGAAATAATAAACACAGATATGCTTTATGGAGCAAAACAAGACCTGTTTGAGTGAAGTTTGTTATATTTGAGACCGAAACTAAGGTTGTAGTGACTGCAGGAGAACAATTATAACGACCTGAAATTTTGTTTACAGGCGCTACCAAAAATTAGtgaactctttttctctctctcattctctctttGCAATTGAAGCACGATGGTTACAATTACCCATTTGTGAACCGAAAACAGGGCATCGAAATTGCGCGAACTGCAGCTGTTGGAACGTCTAAAGTGAACAACTTTTATATGCACATATTCACGTGCACTGTATTAAAAAACATTCTTTACACGAATAAGGCACTAAAGCGATACTGAGAAACCTAAAATGAACAGATCTGAGTGAGCGCCTGTAGAATGAATGTGCTCCCCAAAGTGTACTTCTGATTCTTCCCATCCCTCTTCTCTTCtcttgctctgtctctctttacgcccccttatccctctcccccagtgcagggtagcaaaccggacgtgcgtctggttaacctccttgtctttccttgcttctctctcttacAGGAATCTGCTTTCCCTTCTCTCGTTACGGATACCTTGTGTTGCGGCTTGTCTATGTTTCCTCTTCTGGGTG
Proteins encoded:
- the LOC119392862 gene encoding lactosylceramide 1,3-N-acetyl-beta-D-glucosaminyltransferase, with translation MAGAVILMTTVYVFQSATPLTGVGTSDTPLLWFPDTGVKTAILYAERLYNKPNKYLINQLNVCLSGTPVDYVFFVLSAAHHTEQRTIIRRTWVEEALRCSRNRVLFIFGKPSTAELQSALEFESRQYGDIVQGDFWDTYRNLSLKVVMMLRWALDHCPQARFLVKMDDDSFPNLSNIYRVMYGQTEDSIYGEIRRGSVVNRNRNSKWYVSYEEYPRDVAPDFITGGMYVIGGRAVDLLYRATGHVKPFVMEDMFLTGMCAERAGVARTHLFGAFDPKVSSLCDYKAATYVHHVTPALVNDLFTP